TCCCGGCCTCGTTCGTTGATATCCCGTTGTAATCTGCGGAGAAGTCGAACATCTCCGTCTGTATCTACAAAGAGTTTGATGTCCATCAGTTTTCGGAGTTCTGGTTCGCTGAAAATTAAAATACCATCAACAAGTATGATTCGATGGGGCAGTGCAGTAATGGTTTTTTCTGAACGCGTGTGTTTTACAAAATCATAAACCGGAATATCGATTTTATAACCGTTGCGAAGTGCATCCAGATGACGGATCATTAATTCCGTTTCGAGTGCAGATGGGTGATCAAAATTTTGTTTCGTACGCTCTTCAAAAGGCAAGTGACTTAAATCCCGGTAGTATGAATCGTGCTGTAAGAGAAGAACTCTGTTTTCGCCAATCGATTGAATGATGTTACTAACTACCGTCGTTTTACCGGATCCACTTCCACCTGCTACTCCTATGATCAGAGGTTTTTCACTCATTACTTGCTTGATTTCCCCGGTCGTTTCGGATGCTTTTGTCATATTCTAATTTAAAATCTCTTATAGCTCGGAATATTGCGGATGCCATGATCGTCTGGCCATATTCACTATTTAAGAATCTTGCTTCAGTTGGATTGGATAAGAAACCCAATTCAATCAGAACAGCCGGTGTGGATGCGTGCCATAGAGCTTCAAGTCCGGCTTGTTTCACACCTCGCGAGCGACGTTGCGCCCTGTTCTTGAATTGATTTTCCACCATTGAGGCAATTCTTTCGCTGATGGCAAGGTTTCCGGTATTAGTTAGTTCGTAGACCAGTAACTCTTCTTCACTTAAATCAAGGGATCCCGGACCGTTTTCCAGGTCAACAACACTGTTTTCTCTTTTCATCACTTCAAGTGCTGATTCACTCCGTGCCAGCCCCAGAAAGAAAGTTTCCGTTCCGTGAGCCGAAGGTGAATTGGGTGCGGCGTTTACATGAATGGATACAAACAGGTCACCTCGATTTCGAGTTGCTGTGAGCCCACGTTCACTTAAAGGTACAAATGTGTCATCATTACGGGTGTATACAACTTCAACATCAGGAATATGTTCTTTGATATACTCTCCAACTTTAAGAGTAACAGCCAGGGCTATATCTTTTTCATGAAGTCCCATCGAACGGTTTTCGGTGCCCGGGTCATGTCCTCCATGCCCGGCATCCAGAACAATAACATTGAAATCCATATTATCGCGAAGACGCAGGAATGTATTGTCTTCGTCCTCCCCATTATTTCGGGTTGGATTTACGTATCCATAGAGAGACATGTCAATTTCATCAGAAGCATCCGCAATTTCGTCTATTTCGGATGATGATACCCGCTCGAGAGCAAGAAGCAAATCTCGGCCATTTTGATCGGTGTAACTTCTGGCTTTGAAATACTGACCGGCGCTCAAGGATATTTCTACTCCCATTCCTTCGGCTGCAGGAAATAGTTCAAAATCATTAAATGTACTTGTAGATGGAGGTGAATTGAAATCGAGGGTGTCAAGTTCGGGTGAGAAGAGAATCAGCTGAATTCGGTCAGAAGATGGTTGTGATACTTTTACCGAATCCACCATTTCTGATAAATGATAGCGTACTACAAAACCTTTACCGTCACTCCGCTCTGCAATAGAAATTCTATTCAACTCTTTTTGAGCAAAAGCCGGATCAGAACTGAATAGCAGACCTGTGGTAAAAAGCAGTAAGAGAGGGAACAGAAAATGCCTCTTCATGGTAACGAATCTCAAAATTTTATGCTGCCTGTGTGATGATTCCTAAAGGTAATCAAATTTTGCTGTTTAGTATAATAAATACAAATTAAGAGTAGATGCGTATCTTTTTTATAAATAAAAGTTTTGTACTATATCACAATTCAAACGAGCAGTATAACACTTCAGTATAAGTGAGAATGAACAAAAACTATCCATCAGTTGCAGAATATCTGCATAAACAGATTGAAGAAAAATTTACAGTTAAGACGGCAGAGTTCAGAACGGAGTTCAGAAGTGAACTGCTTAACTGGTTTCAGACTACATATAAGGAGATTCTGAGCATCAAAAAAGATGATGAACTCAGAAATAAAAGAGTAGTAGACACTCTCAATAAAAATATCTCTGATCTGAAAAATGTTATTGAAAATTACGGTAAAAACCAGTGGTCCGATCATTGGAATACATTGATAAATGATCTGACAGAAGAGCTTCCCGAAACGGTAGTTGAGTATCAGTCTGAAGATCGCTTTGAAGCAAAGGAAGAAGATTCGTTTCGGCTCAAATCTTTGAAATCTCTAAAACGTGGTCTTCGCATTGTTTCAGCTCCGTTTAAAAAAGATAAAAAAGGCTGGAAACAGGTTATACAACTCAGAAAAAGCATCAGGTTAAAGTTAACCGGGCTTTCAGGTTTGCCGGAAGATTTATTAGCCGAAGAATTTAAGGTTATGGCTGATGCACTGGCAAAATTATTGGAAAAAGAACCTGAGAAGAAAATTGAAAAAGAAGAGGGTGGAAATAGTTCAGCAGAGGGAGAAGGAAATAAAGATTCAAAACCGCCAAAGGCTAACGAGCAGAATGCCGGATTTAAATTTCAGGTTTTAGAAAAAATTGAAACTCATCTGCAGGAGGCTATTTCCATTCTAAAAAATGTAGAACCGGAGGATTCCGTTTTACAGATAGTAATGGATGAATGTTACGATATAGCTGTGAAAAGCGGCACAGTAGAAGAGAACCGCAAACTTTTGGAGCCTGACTACTATGAGGCAAAACTGGCTTCAAAAAAAGTGACGTTGCAAAAATCACAAAAAGATTGGCTGATCTATCTGAAATCTCAGTACTCCGATTTTGCCATTCAGATTGAGATTGCAAGATTCGCATTTCTTGCAGATAACGCAAAAGGGGAGATTTTAAATTTTACACACCGTTTTTTTCGCGATTATTGTTACCTGCCTCTTGAGAAAGGTGTCACCAAAATTAAAGAGATTGCCGGTAGACTGAAAGAACAGAAGTCGGAAAAACTCTCATCAAAATTGGTTGAAGAGTTGAGATCTGATATATGGGAAGAGCTTTCTGAAAAGCTAATGAATGAGATGACCGGTGATGAAAACCAGCGTCATATCATCAATCAGATCCAAAAAACAATTACCGATCTGCAGCTGGGTTTTTATAATTTTACCGATCAATTTACGC
This is a stretch of genomic DNA from Rhodohalobacter barkolensis. It encodes these proteins:
- the udk gene encoding uridine kinase is translated as MSEKPLIIGVAGGSGSGKTTVVSNIIQSIGENRVLLLQHDSYYRDLSHLPFEERTKQNFDHPSALETELMIRHLDALRNGYKIDIPVYDFVKHTRSEKTITALPHRIILVDGILIFSEPELRKLMDIKLFVDTDGDVRLLRRLQRDINERGRDLSGVLNQYEKFVRPMHLEFVEPSKRYADIIIPRGGENLVALEMVIALIEGKLSS
- a CDS encoding N-acetylmuramoyl-L-alanine amidase family protein — encoded protein: MKRHFLFPLLLLFTTGLLFSSDPAFAQKELNRISIAERSDGKGFVVRYHLSEMVDSVKVSQPSSDRIQLILFSPELDTLDFNSPPSTSTFNDFELFPAAEGMGVEISLSAGQYFKARSYTDQNGRDLLLALERVSSSEIDEIADASDEIDMSLYGYVNPTRNNGEDEDNTFLRLRDNMDFNVIVLDAGHGGHDPGTENRSMGLHEKDIALAVTLKVGEYIKEHIPDVEVVYTRNDDTFVPLSERGLTATRNRGDLFVSIHVNAAPNSPSAHGTETFFLGLARSESALEVMKRENSVVDLENGPGSLDLSEEELLVYELTNTGNLAISERIASMVENQFKNRAQRRSRGVKQAGLEALWHASTPAVLIELGFLSNPTEARFLNSEYGQTIMASAIFRAIRDFKLEYDKSIRNDRGNQASNE